From Hermetia illucens chromosome 6, iHerIll2.2.curated.20191125, whole genome shotgun sequence, one genomic window encodes:
- the LOC119658575 gene encoding proteasome activator complex subunit 4B-like isoform X1: MSDFEDDVEDAAGADTGSRRDQDRYEKLGFRPQKELPWNRYLPYADKVDAESQRLLARIKADLAKALAMRDISPGVGYCANRLQIYIKLYGLKFSKEDHIYFIKVFVELISLPFLEPAKVNKFCVLLSQLFRKPYYLSPDDLQIEWRPLYELFIIYLHRTSSKGNFYQFFAKKTGKDKNNEKIDLASLIERFLPFAKFVGSSFLNSIIDDIADNDTDQSLQSSLKSVIQSCSVHFPKSATQEILDEVLPKLQPLDTGKPCQVFEICHYFLNMYQGYELWFDDFMNLWNTYHNPPWSEDMMNIMGNLAFENIGKIDWEPYLPVMFARILRWIDLPVSYKHLKVSRNQNMNAVSVAKWIVAVIGPKTSGQKYLTNFIGTIESYLHPANLGKWIKVLGQLLVGLPEYFSKRLEFERFRKCDWMDPVPDQYKLTEECITAFVESLKPAAFQTMYSRVDGSDVYKIFKYLSNLRPELIIPGVIERVYANLEAVTEPHRLTASLQCLVGISRALICGQNGYTAGRTHVIPVLYAVLPGIDPNDLRKALLTMNFYGAFVFQIPLIDCSKASQYHELTEEESLICEQTADLEDFVMQFFDQLFIMIKFSTQESIRMEQSNTDSNKSKYDMIVENSISSGLQVILGQSSESILISAAKKINDFVQSNLLEPHVAAPLLGTLVTSVGVVAGPHIFKTLVPYLTDRLNTYIKEHEDVAEIEKQSDDFLYYFTIFYYLFKSDPREAVKYLDDCLLPIIDATSKFKCKLTAKIVNNLILNTLYKLSAFQIFDIKSIDYSIPLSEQLPVRHWGKRMGYKDKLDWFVPGEKERAASEKIIHRYLPEILETFEKYIRDEITLDREEILKKCNIVLSLLSFSYFLPNWDGTQLTVSDTIVDEKPLEIMLGFENLEIKMPDGGNIRLAVIDTIGRLQEKILATSDDDIQSLKAIISIWERVHMRKAYINSFDSEIKSYRHLKQFQEFRLVKHKRNMKGVVAKRVMIQQTCRDEMSPPPFTDTHRRIFKYLIKLATSHYSAVRTLAQIKLFHIMVPYTFSHREILDEIVHYLKLDSNENHEAFKGGLYMLLSGRTKLVVRHDWLCVEKLWLNLLKSTPSEKPSIVHLLDAIIYSISEEFITLTIDLDISDKIVDYGLKLAKLNGVTITDEDIERGKQLASRRNTENIDRYNRIIETIINIAQNNSLHWRYHLMASTMVHILVHPKQKFPLCVAKYFVPNLVHDSIKERKTTMRIVNSMLAQQKRKHVKMKVDPFEIAGVPKPEGKLQFGNRPDNQWLQYNKDTLPKCQADWDQPRYLHKAEGFFGWSSDFWVYAPSDQQPKLDRTRDEMNEIEKVFYDFFSNKDLVDKFISLWSLEEQKGGEKFKQSRFSLMKHLFRSFGDMFYSNFHPHLERLIKENKLESNHRCAAEFLSGIMRGMKHWPYDKTEAMFAKITPLIRLALDNITVETDDFWGTCFATASEHIDPRRQYWLHEVLMEDPLRESTSFVDCCRIFCLQGPFNQHVWRMDSYAHRLLEYLKPFLNHPFQNVRIRLGSILINIFEADLQFKGGNTPKCPRVSDMIKEVVKKIEPLYYDMPSTICMVEGATERSDVTTQEQKKYEEAVRLYKTISQWIIGVISRNTNGNEIPYFDLLPFACRLESCEQDSELADTSTTLLAMIAQALTLPDRMEYALNKINDISKSSSWGARLAVIDALQVVVFHNMAIILSKPEWIEYVQDIVLRLLEDTSLEVREKAAQVLGGLLHCSFLPATDKLLERFKTKCKTKVVRTTLSRRSLACGPSEPVRNGRSGLDSVEADAIRVRHTGVLGLCAFISAYPYDVPDFVPDVFEYLGAHLNDPQPIPSTIRKTVGDFKRTHHDNWAMHQLKFTEDQLAVLSDLTIPPSYYS; the protein is encoded by the exons GAAACCATATTACTTGTCGCCCGATGATTTGCAAATTGAATGGCGTCCGCTGTATGAACTATTCATAATTTACCTGCACAGAACATCGTCGAAAGGAAATTTTTATCAATTCTTCGC GAAGAAGACCGGGAAGGATAAGAACAATGAAAAAATTGATTTAGCGTCGTTAATTGAACGGTTCCTTCCATTTGCAAAGTTTGTTGGAAGCTCATTCTTGAATAGCATCATTGATGACATAGCCGATAATGACACAGACCA ATCGTTACAATCCAGCTTGAAATCGGTGATACAATCGTGTTCGGT ACATTTCCCGAAATCCGCCACACAAGAAATTCTAGATGAAGTTCTTCCTAAACTACAGCCTCTCGATACGGGCAAACCGTGTCAAGTTTTTGAAATATGCCACTATTTTCTGAATATGTATCAAGGATATGAGCTGTGGTTTGATGATTTCATGAATCTATGGAATACGTATCATAATCCGCCTTGGAGTGAG GACATGATGAACATTATGGGCAACTTAGCTTTCGAAAATATCGGCAAAATCGATTGGGAGCCCTATTTGCCCGTGATGTTTGCCCGCATCCTACGCTGGATAGATTTACCAGTCAGCTATAAACACCTTAAAGTTTCACGTAATCAAAACATGAATGCTGTCAGCGTTGCAA AATGGATTGTTGCCGTGATTGGTCCAAAGACATCTGGCCAGAAATATCTAACGAATTTCATAGGAACAATAGAATCATATTTGCATCCCGCAAACTTAGGCAAATGGATTAAAGTGTTGGGACAACTTTTAGTTGGTTTGCCAGAGTATTTCTCAAAACGATTGGAATTTGAAAGATTTCGCAAGTGTGACTGGATGGATCCAGTGCCAG ATCAGTATAAACTCACTGAGGAATGTATCACCGCGTTCGTGGAAAGCTTGAAGCCAGCCGCATTTCAAACGATGTACTCTCGGGTCGATGGCAGTGAtgtttataaaatttttaaatatttatcaaaTTTACGACCAGAGCTGATAATTCCGGGAGTAATTGAGCGAGTTTATGCTAACTTAGAAGCGGTCACCGAACCACATCGACTAACGGCATCTTTACAGTGCCTTGTGGGCATATCGCGAGCATTGATTTGTGGTCAAAATGGTTACACAGCGGGAAGAACGCATGTGATCCCAGTTTTATATGCAGTCTTGCCCGGTATAGACCCAAATGACTTGAGGAAAGCTCTTCTGACTATGAATTTCTACGGCGCGTTTGTGTTTCAAATTCCCCTGATTGATTGTTCCAAAGCTAGCCAATATCATGAACTCACTGAGGAGGAGTCGCTGATCTGCGAACAAACTGCCGATTTGGAGGATTTTGTTATGCAATTTTTTgatcagttgttcatcatgaTTAAATTCAGCACGCAGGAGAGTATCCGCATGGAGCAGTCGAATACAGATAGTAACAAGTCAAAATACGACATGATTGTCGAGAATTCAATATCAAGTGGACTTCAGGTGATTCTGGGACAAAGTTCTGAATCGATACTTATATCAGCAGcgaaaaaaattaatgattttGTACAGTCGAATTTGCTGGAGCCTCATGTCGCAGCTCCACTCCTAGGAACTTTAGTAACTAGTGTAGGAGTAGTAGCTGGACCGCATATTTTTAAAACGCTAGTGCCTTACTTAACAGATCGTCTAAACACTTACATAAAGGAGCATGAAGACGTGGCCGAAATTGAGAAGCAATCGGATGACTTCCTTTACTATTTTACGATTTTCTATTATCTATTCAAAAGTGATCCAAGAGAAGCTGTTAAATATTTAGATGATTGCTTGCTGCCAATTATAGACGCgacttcaaaattcaaatgcaAACTCACTGcgaaaattgtaaataatttgaTTCTGAACACTTTGTATAAGCTCTCGGCGttccaaatatttgatataAAAAGCATCGACTATTCGATTCCATTGAGTGAGCAGCTACCCGTTCGTCATTGGGGCAAGAGAATGGGCTACAAGGACAAGCTCGATTGGTTTGTCCCTGGTGAAAAAGAAAGAGCAGCTTCGGAGAAAATTATCCATAGATATTTACCAGAAATTTTAGaaacatttgaaaaatatattcgaGACGAAATAACTTTGGACCGcgaggaaattttgaaaaagtgcaATATTGTGTTGTCGTTGTTGAGTTTCTCGTATTTCTTGCCGAATTGGGATGGTACCCAACTAACAGTTTCAGATACAATTGTGGATGAGAAACCGCTGGAAATAATGCTTGGATTTGAGAATTTGGAGATCAAAATGCCTGACGGCGGGAATATAAGATTGGCAGTGATCGATACAATTGGACGTTTGCAGGAGAAAATATTAGCCACATCAGATGACGATATCCAGTCACTTAAAGCTATAATTTCGATATGGGAACGAGTGCATATGAGAAAAGCATACATAAATTCATTTGACAGCGAGATAAAGTCATACAGGCACTTGAAGCAGTTCCAAGAGTTCCGCCTAGTTAAGCATAAAAGGAATATGAAGGGAGTTGTAGCTAAGAGGGTGATGATCCAGCAAACCTGCAGAGATGAAATGTCTCCACCGCCGTTTACAGACACGCATCGtcgaattttcaaatatttaatcAAGCTAGCTACGTCGCATTACAGTGCGGTGAGGACCTTAGCGCAGATAAAACTGTTTCACATAATGGTTCCGTACACATTCAGTCATCGCGAAATATTGGATGAAATTGTTCACTACCTCAAGCTAGATTCGAATGAGAATCATGAAGCCTTCAAAGGTGGCCTCTATATGCTTTTGTCAGGTCGGACAAAGTTAGTTGTCAGGCATGACTGGCTGTGTGTGGAAAAACTATGGCTTAATCTGTTAAAGTCCACTCCATCCGAGAAGCCTTCAATTGTGCACTTGCTTGATGCGATCATATACTCAATATCTGAGGAGTTTATTACGTTAACTATAGACCTGGACATTTCTGATAAGATTGTAGATTATGGATTGAAATTGGCGAAGTTGAATGGAGTGACTATAACTGATGAGGACATTGAACGAGGAAAGCAGTTGGCTTCtagaagaaatacagaaaacataGATAGATACAACCGAATCATAGAAACTATCATAAATATCGCTCAAAACAACTCACTGCATTGGCGCTATCATTTGATGGCTTCCACAATGGTTCATATCTTGGTGCATCCAAAACAAAAATTCCCGCTTTGCGTCGCAAAATATTTCGTTCCAAACTTAGTGCATGATTCGATTAAAGAACGCAAAACAACGATGCGAATAGTAAATTCAATGCTAGCACAACAGAAACGTAAGCATGTGAAAATGAAAGTTGACCCATTCGAAATAGCTGGTGTTCCGAAACCAGAAGGAAAGTTACAATTTGGAAATCGACCCGATAATCAGTGGTTGCAATACAATAAAGATACATTGCCGAAATGCCAGGCAGACTGGGATCAACCGCGATATCTACATAAAGCCGAGGGATTTTTTGGATGGTCTTCAGACTTTTGGGTCTATGCACCTTCCGATCAGCAGCCGAAGCTGGACAGGACACGCGACGAAATGAATGAGATTGAGAaagttttttatgattttttttcaaataaagattTAGTGGATAAATTTATATCCTTGTGGTCGTTAGAAGAGCAGAAGGGAGGCGAGAAATTCAAACAGTCGAGATTTAGTCTGATGAAG CACTTATTCCGTTCTTTCGGTGACATGTTTTATTCCAATTTTCACCCGCATCTGGAGCGTCTGATCAAAGAGAACAAGCTGGAGAGTAATCATCGTTGCGCCGCTGAATTTCTGAGCGGTATCATGCGGGGGATGAAGCATTGGCCATATGATAAAACCGAGGCGATGTTCGCAAAGATTACACCTCTCATTCGATTGGCTCTTGATAATATCACTGTAGAGACTGATGACTTTTGGGGAACGTGCTTTGCAACTGCATCGGAGCATATCGATCCGCGAAGACAGTATTGGTTGCATGAAGTACTAATGGAGGATCCATTACGAGAGAGCACCAGCTTCGTCGATTGTTGTCGAATATTCTGTTTGCAGGGACCCTTCAATCAGCATGTCTGGCGTATGGATAGTTACGCGCATAGATTGTTAG AATACTTGAAACCATTCCTAAACCATCCATTTCAAAATGTGAGGATTCGTCTGGGGAGTATATTGATAAACATATTTGAAGCGGATCTTCAGTTCAAGGGTGGCAACACCCCCAAGTGCCCGCGGGTTAGTGATATGATTAAGGAAGTCGTGAAGAAAATTGAGCCTCTATATTACGACATGCCGTCGACAATTTGTATGGTTGAAG GTGCAACTGAACGGTCAGATGTGACGACTCAAGAGCAAAAGAAATACGAGGAAGCTGTACGGTTATATAAGACAA TAAGCCAATGGATAATAGGAGTGATATCACGCAATACCAACGGTAACGAAATACCGTACTTTGATCTACTTCCGTTCGCTTGTCGACTGGAAAGTTGCGAACAGGACTCCGAGTTAGCTGATACTTCCACCACCCTCCTGGCTATGATTGCACAGGCACTGACATTGCCTGATCGCATGGAGTATGCCCTAAATAAAATCAACGATATTTCAAAGTCATCGTCTTGGGGTGCTCGACTAGCGGTAATTGATGCATTGCAGGTCGTCGTGTTCCACAATATGGCCATTATCCTGAGTAAACCCGAGTGGATTGAATATGTCCAGGACATCGTTTTAAGGCTTCTAGAAGATACAAGTCTAGAGGTCCGCGAAAAGGCAGCTCAAGTGTTAGGTGGACTATTGCATTGTTCGTTCCTGCCTGCTACTGATAAGTTATTGGAACGTTTCAAGACAAAGTGCAAGACGAAAGTTGTGCGAACTACACTTAGTAGGAGATCATTGGCTTGCGGCCCTTCGGAGCCGGTTCGAAATGGCAGATCGGGCCTAGATTCTGTGGAAGCAGATGCGATTCGAGTGCGTCATACAGGTGTATTGGGACTATGTGCATTTATTTCAGCATATCCGTATGATGTTCCAGACTTTGTACCTGATGTCTTTGAATACCTTGGCGCACACTTGAATGACCCTCAACCCATTCCT TCAACCATTCGTAAAACAGTCGGCGACTTCAAGCGAACGCATCACGATAATTGGGCCATGCATCAATTGAAATTCACCGAAGACCAACTGGCAGTTCTCAGTGACCTAACGATTCCGCCGTCGTATTATTCGTAA
- the LOC119658575 gene encoding proteasome activator complex subunit 4B-like isoform X2: MSDFEDDVEDAAGADTGSRRDQDRYEKLGFRPQKELPWNRYLPYADKVDAESQRLLARIKADLAKALAMRDISPGVGYCANRLQIYIKLYGLKFSKEDHIYFIKVFVELISLPFLEPAKVNKFCVLLSQLFRKPYYLSPDDLQIEWRPLYELFIIYLHRTSSKGNFYQFFASLQSSLKSVIQSCSVHFPKSATQEILDEVLPKLQPLDTGKPCQVFEICHYFLNMYQGYELWFDDFMNLWNTYHNPPWSEDMMNIMGNLAFENIGKIDWEPYLPVMFARILRWIDLPVSYKHLKVSRNQNMNAVSVAKWIVAVIGPKTSGQKYLTNFIGTIESYLHPANLGKWIKVLGQLLVGLPEYFSKRLEFERFRKCDWMDPVPDQYKLTEECITAFVESLKPAAFQTMYSRVDGSDVYKIFKYLSNLRPELIIPGVIERVYANLEAVTEPHRLTASLQCLVGISRALICGQNGYTAGRTHVIPVLYAVLPGIDPNDLRKALLTMNFYGAFVFQIPLIDCSKASQYHELTEEESLICEQTADLEDFVMQFFDQLFIMIKFSTQESIRMEQSNTDSNKSKYDMIVENSISSGLQVILGQSSESILISAAKKINDFVQSNLLEPHVAAPLLGTLVTSVGVVAGPHIFKTLVPYLTDRLNTYIKEHEDVAEIEKQSDDFLYYFTIFYYLFKSDPREAVKYLDDCLLPIIDATSKFKCKLTAKIVNNLILNTLYKLSAFQIFDIKSIDYSIPLSEQLPVRHWGKRMGYKDKLDWFVPGEKERAASEKIIHRYLPEILETFEKYIRDEITLDREEILKKCNIVLSLLSFSYFLPNWDGTQLTVSDTIVDEKPLEIMLGFENLEIKMPDGGNIRLAVIDTIGRLQEKILATSDDDIQSLKAIISIWERVHMRKAYINSFDSEIKSYRHLKQFQEFRLVKHKRNMKGVVAKRVMIQQTCRDEMSPPPFTDTHRRIFKYLIKLATSHYSAVRTLAQIKLFHIMVPYTFSHREILDEIVHYLKLDSNENHEAFKGGLYMLLSGRTKLVVRHDWLCVEKLWLNLLKSTPSEKPSIVHLLDAIIYSISEEFITLTIDLDISDKIVDYGLKLAKLNGVTITDEDIERGKQLASRRNTENIDRYNRIIETIINIAQNNSLHWRYHLMASTMVHILVHPKQKFPLCVAKYFVPNLVHDSIKERKTTMRIVNSMLAQQKRKHVKMKVDPFEIAGVPKPEGKLQFGNRPDNQWLQYNKDTLPKCQADWDQPRYLHKAEGFFGWSSDFWVYAPSDQQPKLDRTRDEMNEIEKVFYDFFSNKDLVDKFISLWSLEEQKGGEKFKQSRFSLMKHLFRSFGDMFYSNFHPHLERLIKENKLESNHRCAAEFLSGIMRGMKHWPYDKTEAMFAKITPLIRLALDNITVETDDFWGTCFATASEHIDPRRQYWLHEVLMEDPLRESTSFVDCCRIFCLQGPFNQHVWRMDSYAHRLLEYLKPFLNHPFQNVRIRLGSILINIFEADLQFKGGNTPKCPRVSDMIKEVVKKIEPLYYDMPSTICMVEGATERSDVTTQEQKKYEEAVRLYKTISQWIIGVISRNTNGNEIPYFDLLPFACRLESCEQDSELADTSTTLLAMIAQALTLPDRMEYALNKINDISKSSSWGARLAVIDALQVVVFHNMAIILSKPEWIEYVQDIVLRLLEDTSLEVREKAAQVLGGLLHCSFLPATDKLLERFKTKCKTKVVRTTLSRRSLACGPSEPVRNGRSGLDSVEADAIRVRHTGVLGLCAFISAYPYDVPDFVPDVFEYLGAHLNDPQPIPSTIRKTVGDFKRTHHDNWAMHQLKFTEDQLAVLSDLTIPPSYYS, encoded by the exons GAAACCATATTACTTGTCGCCCGATGATTTGCAAATTGAATGGCGTCCGCTGTATGAACTATTCATAATTTACCTGCACAGAACATCGTCGAAAGGAAATTTTTATCAATTCTTCGC ATCGTTACAATCCAGCTTGAAATCGGTGATACAATCGTGTTCGGT ACATTTCCCGAAATCCGCCACACAAGAAATTCTAGATGAAGTTCTTCCTAAACTACAGCCTCTCGATACGGGCAAACCGTGTCAAGTTTTTGAAATATGCCACTATTTTCTGAATATGTATCAAGGATATGAGCTGTGGTTTGATGATTTCATGAATCTATGGAATACGTATCATAATCCGCCTTGGAGTGAG GACATGATGAACATTATGGGCAACTTAGCTTTCGAAAATATCGGCAAAATCGATTGGGAGCCCTATTTGCCCGTGATGTTTGCCCGCATCCTACGCTGGATAGATTTACCAGTCAGCTATAAACACCTTAAAGTTTCACGTAATCAAAACATGAATGCTGTCAGCGTTGCAA AATGGATTGTTGCCGTGATTGGTCCAAAGACATCTGGCCAGAAATATCTAACGAATTTCATAGGAACAATAGAATCATATTTGCATCCCGCAAACTTAGGCAAATGGATTAAAGTGTTGGGACAACTTTTAGTTGGTTTGCCAGAGTATTTCTCAAAACGATTGGAATTTGAAAGATTTCGCAAGTGTGACTGGATGGATCCAGTGCCAG ATCAGTATAAACTCACTGAGGAATGTATCACCGCGTTCGTGGAAAGCTTGAAGCCAGCCGCATTTCAAACGATGTACTCTCGGGTCGATGGCAGTGAtgtttataaaatttttaaatatttatcaaaTTTACGACCAGAGCTGATAATTCCGGGAGTAATTGAGCGAGTTTATGCTAACTTAGAAGCGGTCACCGAACCACATCGACTAACGGCATCTTTACAGTGCCTTGTGGGCATATCGCGAGCATTGATTTGTGGTCAAAATGGTTACACAGCGGGAAGAACGCATGTGATCCCAGTTTTATATGCAGTCTTGCCCGGTATAGACCCAAATGACTTGAGGAAAGCTCTTCTGACTATGAATTTCTACGGCGCGTTTGTGTTTCAAATTCCCCTGATTGATTGTTCCAAAGCTAGCCAATATCATGAACTCACTGAGGAGGAGTCGCTGATCTGCGAACAAACTGCCGATTTGGAGGATTTTGTTATGCAATTTTTTgatcagttgttcatcatgaTTAAATTCAGCACGCAGGAGAGTATCCGCATGGAGCAGTCGAATACAGATAGTAACAAGTCAAAATACGACATGATTGTCGAGAATTCAATATCAAGTGGACTTCAGGTGATTCTGGGACAAAGTTCTGAATCGATACTTATATCAGCAGcgaaaaaaattaatgattttGTACAGTCGAATTTGCTGGAGCCTCATGTCGCAGCTCCACTCCTAGGAACTTTAGTAACTAGTGTAGGAGTAGTAGCTGGACCGCATATTTTTAAAACGCTAGTGCCTTACTTAACAGATCGTCTAAACACTTACATAAAGGAGCATGAAGACGTGGCCGAAATTGAGAAGCAATCGGATGACTTCCTTTACTATTTTACGATTTTCTATTATCTATTCAAAAGTGATCCAAGAGAAGCTGTTAAATATTTAGATGATTGCTTGCTGCCAATTATAGACGCgacttcaaaattcaaatgcaAACTCACTGcgaaaattgtaaataatttgaTTCTGAACACTTTGTATAAGCTCTCGGCGttccaaatatttgatataAAAAGCATCGACTATTCGATTCCATTGAGTGAGCAGCTACCCGTTCGTCATTGGGGCAAGAGAATGGGCTACAAGGACAAGCTCGATTGGTTTGTCCCTGGTGAAAAAGAAAGAGCAGCTTCGGAGAAAATTATCCATAGATATTTACCAGAAATTTTAGaaacatttgaaaaatatattcgaGACGAAATAACTTTGGACCGcgaggaaattttgaaaaagtgcaATATTGTGTTGTCGTTGTTGAGTTTCTCGTATTTCTTGCCGAATTGGGATGGTACCCAACTAACAGTTTCAGATACAATTGTGGATGAGAAACCGCTGGAAATAATGCTTGGATTTGAGAATTTGGAGATCAAAATGCCTGACGGCGGGAATATAAGATTGGCAGTGATCGATACAATTGGACGTTTGCAGGAGAAAATATTAGCCACATCAGATGACGATATCCAGTCACTTAAAGCTATAATTTCGATATGGGAACGAGTGCATATGAGAAAAGCATACATAAATTCATTTGACAGCGAGATAAAGTCATACAGGCACTTGAAGCAGTTCCAAGAGTTCCGCCTAGTTAAGCATAAAAGGAATATGAAGGGAGTTGTAGCTAAGAGGGTGATGATCCAGCAAACCTGCAGAGATGAAATGTCTCCACCGCCGTTTACAGACACGCATCGtcgaattttcaaatatttaatcAAGCTAGCTACGTCGCATTACAGTGCGGTGAGGACCTTAGCGCAGATAAAACTGTTTCACATAATGGTTCCGTACACATTCAGTCATCGCGAAATATTGGATGAAATTGTTCACTACCTCAAGCTAGATTCGAATGAGAATCATGAAGCCTTCAAAGGTGGCCTCTATATGCTTTTGTCAGGTCGGACAAAGTTAGTTGTCAGGCATGACTGGCTGTGTGTGGAAAAACTATGGCTTAATCTGTTAAAGTCCACTCCATCCGAGAAGCCTTCAATTGTGCACTTGCTTGATGCGATCATATACTCAATATCTGAGGAGTTTATTACGTTAACTATAGACCTGGACATTTCTGATAAGATTGTAGATTATGGATTGAAATTGGCGAAGTTGAATGGAGTGACTATAACTGATGAGGACATTGAACGAGGAAAGCAGTTGGCTTCtagaagaaatacagaaaacataGATAGATACAACCGAATCATAGAAACTATCATAAATATCGCTCAAAACAACTCACTGCATTGGCGCTATCATTTGATGGCTTCCACAATGGTTCATATCTTGGTGCATCCAAAACAAAAATTCCCGCTTTGCGTCGCAAAATATTTCGTTCCAAACTTAGTGCATGATTCGATTAAAGAACGCAAAACAACGATGCGAATAGTAAATTCAATGCTAGCACAACAGAAACGTAAGCATGTGAAAATGAAAGTTGACCCATTCGAAATAGCTGGTGTTCCGAAACCAGAAGGAAAGTTACAATTTGGAAATCGACCCGATAATCAGTGGTTGCAATACAATAAAGATACATTGCCGAAATGCCAGGCAGACTGGGATCAACCGCGATATCTACATAAAGCCGAGGGATTTTTTGGATGGTCTTCAGACTTTTGGGTCTATGCACCTTCCGATCAGCAGCCGAAGCTGGACAGGACACGCGACGAAATGAATGAGATTGAGAaagttttttatgattttttttcaaataaagattTAGTGGATAAATTTATATCCTTGTGGTCGTTAGAAGAGCAGAAGGGAGGCGAGAAATTCAAACAGTCGAGATTTAGTCTGATGAAG CACTTATTCCGTTCTTTCGGTGACATGTTTTATTCCAATTTTCACCCGCATCTGGAGCGTCTGATCAAAGAGAACAAGCTGGAGAGTAATCATCGTTGCGCCGCTGAATTTCTGAGCGGTATCATGCGGGGGATGAAGCATTGGCCATATGATAAAACCGAGGCGATGTTCGCAAAGATTACACCTCTCATTCGATTGGCTCTTGATAATATCACTGTAGAGACTGATGACTTTTGGGGAACGTGCTTTGCAACTGCATCGGAGCATATCGATCCGCGAAGACAGTATTGGTTGCATGAAGTACTAATGGAGGATCCATTACGAGAGAGCACCAGCTTCGTCGATTGTTGTCGAATATTCTGTTTGCAGGGACCCTTCAATCAGCATGTCTGGCGTATGGATAGTTACGCGCATAGATTGTTAG AATACTTGAAACCATTCCTAAACCATCCATTTCAAAATGTGAGGATTCGTCTGGGGAGTATATTGATAAACATATTTGAAGCGGATCTTCAGTTCAAGGGTGGCAACACCCCCAAGTGCCCGCGGGTTAGTGATATGATTAAGGAAGTCGTGAAGAAAATTGAGCCTCTATATTACGACATGCCGTCGACAATTTGTATGGTTGAAG GTGCAACTGAACGGTCAGATGTGACGACTCAAGAGCAAAAGAAATACGAGGAAGCTGTACGGTTATATAAGACAA TAAGCCAATGGATAATAGGAGTGATATCACGCAATACCAACGGTAACGAAATACCGTACTTTGATCTACTTCCGTTCGCTTGTCGACTGGAAAGTTGCGAACAGGACTCCGAGTTAGCTGATACTTCCACCACCCTCCTGGCTATGATTGCACAGGCACTGACATTGCCTGATCGCATGGAGTATGCCCTAAATAAAATCAACGATATTTCAAAGTCATCGTCTTGGGGTGCTCGACTAGCGGTAATTGATGCATTGCAGGTCGTCGTGTTCCACAATATGGCCATTATCCTGAGTAAACCCGAGTGGATTGAATATGTCCAGGACATCGTTTTAAGGCTTCTAGAAGATACAAGTCTAGAGGTCCGCGAAAAGGCAGCTCAAGTGTTAGGTGGACTATTGCATTGTTCGTTCCTGCCTGCTACTGATAAGTTATTGGAACGTTTCAAGACAAAGTGCAAGACGAAAGTTGTGCGAACTACACTTAGTAGGAGATCATTGGCTTGCGGCCCTTCGGAGCCGGTTCGAAATGGCAGATCGGGCCTAGATTCTGTGGAAGCAGATGCGATTCGAGTGCGTCATACAGGTGTATTGGGACTATGTGCATTTATTTCAGCATATCCGTATGATGTTCCAGACTTTGTACCTGATGTCTTTGAATACCTTGGCGCACACTTGAATGACCCTCAACCCATTCCT TCAACCATTCGTAAAACAGTCGGCGACTTCAAGCGAACGCATCACGATAATTGGGCCATGCATCAATTGAAATTCACCGAAGACCAACTGGCAGTTCTCAGTGACCTAACGATTCCGCCGTCGTATTATTCGTAA